Proteins co-encoded in one Candidatus Thiodictyon syntrophicum genomic window:
- a CDS encoding Uma2 family endonuclease has product MSPTALAEPRRTRPEPAPVPPPSAAGRYVSEEEYWRDYYLDSDVHYEWNNGRLEEKPVSNYETFLVYEWFMHLLRLFLDSRPIAKMVALEMGFRLPLPTGTVIRKPDFGVVRNDNPHPLLPLDASYHGVFDLCVEALSDQERRDILCDTVVKKAEYAAGGVPEYYILHREPERQAFFTRTAAGVYVPIRPDDGVLRSRVLPGLQFRLADLCRRPEHATLRDDPVYAAFVLLGWRAAEERAAAESNRADTEAQARRQAERRAQEAEQALARLHAQLAGRDTAQ; this is encoded by the coding sequence ATGTCGCCGACCGCCCTTGCCGAACCGCGCCGCACGCGGCCTGAACCGGCCCCTGTCCCGCCCCCTTCGGCGGCCGGTCGCTACGTCTCGGAGGAGGAGTACTGGCGCGACTACTACCTCGACTCCGACGTCCACTACGAATGGAACAACGGGCGTCTGGAGGAAAAGCCGGTGTCCAACTACGAAACCTTCCTCGTTTACGAATGGTTCATGCACTTGCTGCGGCTGTTTCTCGACTCCCGGCCCATCGCCAAGATGGTCGCGCTGGAGATGGGCTTTCGGCTGCCGCTGCCGACCGGCACCGTCATCCGCAAGCCCGATTTCGGCGTCGTCCGCAACGACAACCCGCACCCGCTGTTGCCGCTGGACGCGTCCTATCACGGCGTCTTCGACCTCTGCGTCGAGGCCCTCTCGGATCAGGAGCGCCGCGACATCCTGTGCGACACCGTGGTCAAGAAGGCCGAGTATGCCGCCGGCGGCGTCCCGGAGTATTACATCCTGCACCGTGAGCCCGAGCGGCAGGCGTTCTTCACCCGCACGGCGGCGGGTGTCTACGTCCCCATCCGACCGGATGACGGTGTGCTCCGCTCGCGGGTCTTGCCCGGCCTGCAGTTTCGGCTGGCTGACCTCTGCCGCCGGCCCGAACATGCCACCCTGCGCGATGATCCGGTCTATGCCGCCTTCGTGCTGCTCGGCTGGCGCGCGGCCGAGGAGCGTGCCGCGGCCGAATCGAACCGTGCCGACACCGAGGCACAGGCGCGTCGGCAGGCCGAGCGGCGAGCGCAAGAGGCCGAGCAGGCGCTTGCACGGCTGCACGCACAACTGGCCGGGCGCGATACTGCGCAGTGA
- a CDS encoding Uma2 family endonuclease — translation MSQTAIDEPRPTPPEPTSVAPPSAAGRYVSEREYWLDYYLESNVRYEWNNGRLEEKPVSNDETGLVFDWFMHLLRLFLDSRPMAKMAALDMGFRLPLRTGTVIRKPDLGVVCNDNPQPLLPVDVSYHGVFDLCVEVLSDQESRDSVRDTLVKKDEYAAGGVPEYYILHRAPEQQAFLTRTAAGVYLPIAPQDGVIRSRVLPGLQFRVADLCRRPAHGTLRDDPVYAAFVLPDWRALEERAAAQAQALRQAEELAAALALALQQAEQRAQAAEQALARLQER, via the coding sequence ATGTCGCAGACCGCCATTGACGAACCGCGCCCTACGCCGCCCGAGCCCACCAGTGTCGCGCCACCCTCTGCGGCCGGCCGCTACGTCTCGGAGAGGGAGTATTGGCTTGACTACTACCTCGAGTCCAATGTCCGTTATGAATGGAACAACGGGCGTCTGGAGGAAAAGCCGGTGTCCAACGATGAGACCGGCCTCGTCTTCGACTGGTTCATGCACCTGCTGCGGCTGTTTCTCGATTCCCGGCCCATGGCCAAGATGGCGGCGCTGGACATGGGTTTTCGGCTGCCGCTGCGGACCGGCACCGTCATCCGCAAGCCCGACCTCGGCGTGGTCTGCAACGATAACCCCCAGCCGCTGTTGCCGGTGGACGTGTCCTATCACGGCGTCTTCGACCTCTGTGTCGAGGTGCTGTCGGATCAGGAGTCCCGCGACAGCGTGCGCGACACCTTGGTCAAGAAGGACGAGTATGCCGCCGGCGGCGTTCCGGAGTATTACATCCTGCACCGCGCGCCCGAGCAGCAGGCGTTCCTCACCCGCACGGCGGCGGGCGTCTATCTCCCCATCGCGCCGCAGGACGGCGTGATCCGTTCCCGGGTCTTGCCCGGCCTGCAGTTCCGCGTGGCCGACCTCTGCCGCCGGCCCGCACACGGCACACTGCGCGATGATCCGGTCTACGCCGCCTTCGTGCTGCCCGACTGGCGCGCGCTCGAGGAGCGCGCCGCGGCACAGGCGCAGGCCCTGCGGCAGGCCGAGGAGCTGGCGGCGGCGCTGGCGCTGGCCTTGCAGCAGGCCGAGCAGCGGGCGCAGGCGGCGGAACAGGCACTCGCCCGGCTCCAAGAGCGCTAG
- a CDS encoding IS630 family transposase: protein MLKLDLAKWNQTPEDLRVEALMAAHARTRERFLALYELTQQGHGITAVARGTTHHAQTLMRWVHWYNDAGPEGLVFQHTGGLTPFFCQVKEQALDALLRAGLAAAAAPTVDKDLETGRLAPSRALDQHTAPPRWTLKRLVTWIGTQFGHQISRETLRQALKRLGFSWKKAKALLNRATTAAREAFVVQLQALLARTLKDEPPLIVYVDEAHIHQEADLGYGWAPVGERLWVGSHTPGLSAKVSFYGLYFYNHGQVAIWDFPRGNTDHTLTVLHRLRECEPTREIVLSWDGASYHRAGAVVALAAELAITLLPLPSYSPDFMPVEALWRWLREDVTYHHCHATAEELITRVRDFAKTINLEPFAIADRLWTRTSLDPEEEKLRIPC, encoded by the coding sequence ATGCTGAAATTGGATCTCGCCAAGTGGAATCAAACCCCTGAGGACCTGCGGGTTGAAGCGTTGATGGCGGCCCATGCGCGCACCCGTGAACGGTTCCTGGCCTTGTACGAACTGACCCAGCAGGGACATGGCATCACGGCAGTTGCGCGGGGCACGACGCACCATGCGCAAACGCTGATGCGTTGGGTGCACTGGTATAACGACGCCGGTCCCGAAGGGCTGGTCTTTCAACACACGGGTGGTCTCACCCCCTTTTTTTGCCAGGTGAAAGAGCAGGCGCTTGACGCGCTGCTCCGGGCGGGGCTCGCCGCCGCCGCCGCGCCCACGGTGGACAAGGACCTGGAGACCGGGCGACTGGCACCAAGCCGCGCGCTTGATCAACACACGGCGCCGCCGCGCTGGACCCTCAAGCGACTGGTGACGTGGATCGGGACGCAGTTTGGGCATCAAATCAGTCGGGAAACGCTCCGCCAGGCGCTCAAACGCCTCGGATTTTCCTGGAAAAAGGCCAAGGCGCTGCTCAACCGTGCCACGACCGCCGCGCGCGAGGCTTTCGTCGTGCAACTGCAAGCGCTGTTGGCACGCACCCTGAAGGACGAACCGCCGTTAATCGTCTATGTGGATGAAGCCCACATCCATCAAGAAGCCGATCTGGGGTATGGCTGGGCGCCGGTCGGGGAGCGTCTGTGGGTCGGCTCCCACACCCCTGGCCTGTCGGCCAAGGTGAGCTTCTACGGCCTGTATTTCTACAACCACGGCCAGGTGGCGATCTGGGATTTCCCCCGCGGCAACACCGATCACACGCTGACGGTCTTGCACCGGCTGCGTGAATGCGAGCCGACCCGCGAGATCGTCCTGAGCTGGGATGGGGCGTCTTATCACCGCGCTGGCGCCGTGGTGGCGCTGGCCGCGGAACTGGCCATCACGCTGCTGCCGCTACCCAGTTATAGCCCTGATTTCATGCCGGTCGAAGCCCTGTGGCGCTGGTTGCGCGAGGATGTCACCTATCATCACTGTCACGCCACCGCCGAGGAACTGATCACGCGCGTGCGCGACTTTGCGAAGACGATCAACCTCGAGCCGTTTGCGATCGCCGACCGGCTTTGGACCCGAACGAGCCTCGATCCGGAAGAGGAAAAACTACGCATCCCATGCTAG
- a CDS encoding DUF3683 domain-containing protein has translation MTAETLPRIREIPYNYTSFSDREIAIRFLGEPCWRLIEALRGTRRTGRSARMLFEVLGDMWVITRNPYLQDDLLENLKRRRLLLGALDHRLDQFELRLNDNARAAELLLAARAAVQRFTDWFATEHAARVQLRRALAGVTRRDNLDFGGLARVSHATDATDWRVELPFVVISPDSEAEVAPIVRACIDCGLTLIPRGGGTGYTGSAVPLHPMTAVINTEKLETLSGVERIALPGVAGLIATVQCGAGVVTRRVSDLADAHGLAFAVDPTSQDASCIGGNVAMNAGGKRAVLWGTALDNLASWRMVTPDADWLLVERLDHNLGKIHDQAQVRFRLSRFAPDGTTPRGEPQVLTMPGSAFRQAGLGKDVTDKFLCGLPGVQKEGCDGLITSARFILHRMPAQVRTLCLEFFGTDLDLAVPAIVEIKDFIDGLSDVQVAGLEHLDERYVRAVGYTTKANRRELPKMVLLADLVSDDAAAVDRAAARVVELARARDAEGFIALSAEAQKRFWLDRARTAAISRHTNAFKINEDVVIPLPRLADYSRGIERINIEQSIRNKDAIMAAVLDYLDGDLAESRQDGDYQDSAEETAILAAKRAVARDLVTRARARWQMVLNHLDEPAAAHPNLLDAEALARLRDGDTLLDLMLRRDLRQSYRREVGARLDETFAGQELAGVRERLAACHAKVRDARLFVALHMHAGDGNVHTNIPVHSADYAMLREAELVVERIMALAVGLGGVISGEHGIGITKLRYLEPAKLAAFVAYKERVDPHQRFNRGKLMPGSGLDGAYTPSLRLVQQEAIILEETELGGVNDDVKHCLRCGKCKPKCMTHVPRANLLYSPRNKILGAGLILEAFLYEEQTRRGLSHRHIAALNDLADHCTICHKCLNPCPVDIDFGDVTMRMRRILVSRGQKRFNPGAWAAMQFLNTTNPRTIRLLRKGLVEWGFAGLNLAHAAARVLGLTRRRIAHPAATTGRPAPIGQLLDLVSRPIRVDLPKRGFRQVLRLEDRTQVPILRDPRVAPEDAPPVFYFPGCGAERLFSDVGLAALAMLYRQGAQTVLPPGYLCCGYPQRAAGQDARGRQITMDNRVLFHRVANTLNYLDIRTVVVSCGTCMDQLLKYQFDQIFPGCRLLDIHEWLMEQGVGLTPAAGVQYLYHDPCHTPMKTHAPLKVAASLMGQGVRLSERCCGEAGTLGTARPDIANQLRLRKQEELTAGIRALTGRDRTERGAVKLLTACPACQQGLAKYTDETGLDVDYLVVELARRLLGQGWQEAFLKDVRNGGIERVLL, from the coding sequence ATGACTGCCGAAACGCTGCCGCGCATCCGCGAGATCCCCTATAACTACACGTCCTTCTCCGATCGGGAGATCGCGATCCGCTTCCTGGGTGAGCCCTGTTGGCGCCTGATCGAGGCGTTGCGGGGGACGCGCCGCACCGGCCGCTCCGCCCGGATGCTCTTTGAAGTCTTGGGGGACATGTGGGTCATCACCCGCAACCCCTATCTCCAGGACGACCTGCTGGAGAACCTCAAGCGGCGCCGGCTCCTGCTCGGCGCCCTGGACCACCGGCTCGACCAGTTCGAGTTGCGCCTCAACGACAATGCCCGGGCGGCGGAACTGTTGCTCGCCGCACGGGCAGCGGTGCAGCGCTTCACGGACTGGTTCGCGACCGAGCACGCGGCGCGGGTGCAGTTGCGTCGGGCCCTGGCCGGTGTCACCCGCCGGGATAATCTGGACTTCGGCGGTCTGGCCCGGGTCTCCCACGCCACCGATGCCACGGACTGGCGCGTGGAACTGCCCTTCGTCGTCATCTCACCCGACAGCGAGGCCGAGGTGGCGCCCATCGTGCGCGCCTGCATCGACTGCGGTTTGACCCTGATCCCGCGGGGCGGCGGCACCGGCTACACCGGCTCCGCGGTGCCCCTGCACCCCATGACGGCCGTCATCAACACCGAGAAGTTGGAGACCCTCTCCGGCGTCGAGCGCATCGCGCTCCCCGGGGTGGCGGGGCTGATTGCGACCGTCCAGTGCGGTGCCGGGGTGGTGACGCGCCGGGTCTCGGACCTGGCCGACGCCCATGGGCTCGCCTTCGCGGTGGACCCGACCTCCCAGGACGCCTCCTGCATCGGCGGCAACGTGGCCATGAACGCGGGCGGCAAGCGGGCGGTCCTGTGGGGCACGGCGCTCGACAACCTCGCCTCCTGGCGCATGGTGACCCCGGACGCAGACTGGCTCCTGGTGGAGCGTCTGGACCACAATCTGGGCAAGATCCATGACCAGGCGCAGGTGCGTTTCCGCCTGTCCCGCTTCGCCCCGGACGGGACCACGCCCAGGGGTGAGCCCCAAGTCCTGACCATGCCCGGCAGTGCCTTCCGTCAGGCGGGCTTGGGCAAGGACGTGACCGACAAGTTCCTCTGCGGGCTGCCGGGCGTGCAGAAGGAGGGGTGCGACGGTCTCATCACCTCCGCCCGTTTCATTCTGCACCGGATGCCGGCCCAGGTGCGCACCCTCTGCCTGGAGTTCTTCGGGACCGACCTGGACCTGGCGGTACCGGCCATCGTGGAGATCAAGGACTTCATCGACGGCCTGTCGGACGTGCAGGTGGCGGGTCTGGAGCACCTGGACGAGCGCTATGTCCGGGCGGTCGGGTACACCACCAAGGCCAATCGCCGGGAACTGCCGAAGATGGTCCTGCTGGCGGACTTGGTGAGCGACGACGCCGCCGCCGTGGACCGGGCGGCGGCGCGCGTGGTGGAGTTGGCGCGGGCGCGCGACGCTGAGGGCTTCATCGCGCTGAGTGCCGAGGCGCAGAAGCGCTTCTGGCTGGACCGCGCCCGCACCGCCGCCATCTCCCGTCACACCAACGCCTTCAAGATCAATGAGGACGTGGTGATCCCGCTGCCCCGTCTGGCGGACTACAGCCGCGGTATCGAGCGCATCAACATCGAGCAGTCCATCCGCAACAAAGATGCCATCATGGCCGCGGTGCTCGACTATCTGGACGGCGACTTGGCGGAGAGTCGCCAGGATGGGGACTATCAGGACTCGGCCGAGGAGACCGCCATTCTGGCCGCCAAGCGCGCCGTCGCCCGGGACCTGGTGACCCGCGCCCGCGCCCGCTGGCAGATGGTCCTGAACCACCTGGACGAGCCGGCCGCTGCGCATCCGAACCTGTTGGATGCCGAGGCCCTGGCGCGGCTGCGCGACGGCGACACCCTGCTGGACCTGATGCTGCGCCGGGACCTGCGCCAGTCCTACCGGCGCGAGGTCGGGGCGCGACTCGACGAGACCTTCGCCGGCCAGGAACTGGCCGGGGTGCGGGAGCGGCTCGCCGCCTGTCACGCCAAGGTCCGGGATGCGCGTCTCTTCGTCGCCCTGCACATGCACGCCGGGGACGGCAACGTCCACACCAATATCCCGGTCCATTCCGCCGATTACGCCATGCTGCGGGAGGCGGAACTGGTAGTCGAGCGGATCATGGCGCTCGCCGTCGGCTTGGGCGGGGTCATCTCCGGGGAGCACGGGATCGGCATCACCAAGCTGCGCTATCTGGAGCCCGCCAAGCTCGCCGCCTTCGTCGCCTATAAGGAGCGGGTGGACCCGCACCAGCGTTTCAACCGCGGCAAGCTGATGCCCGGCAGCGGGCTGGACGGGGCCTATACGCCCTCACTGCGGCTGGTCCAGCAGGAGGCCATCATCCTGGAAGAGACGGAACTCGGCGGGGTCAATGACGACGTGAAGCACTGCCTGCGCTGCGGCAAGTGCAAGCCCAAGTGTATGACCCATGTCCCGCGGGCCAACCTGCTCTATTCACCGCGCAACAAGATCCTGGGGGCCGGGCTGATCCTGGAGGCCTTCCTCTATGAGGAGCAGACCCGCCGCGGGCTGTCGCACCGTCACATCGCCGCGCTGAACGACCTGGCGGACCACTGCACCATCTGCCACAAGTGCCTGAACCCGTGCCCGGTCGACATCGACTTCGGCGACGTGACCATGCGGATGCGCCGCATCCTGGTCAGCCGCGGCCAGAAGCGCTTCAATCCCGGCGCCTGGGCGGCCATGCAGTTCCTCAATACCACCAATCCCCGCACCATCCGGCTCCTGCGCAAGGGGTTGGTCGAATGGGGCTTCGCCGGGCTCAACCTGGCCCATGCCGCCGCGCGCGTCCTGGGACTCACGCGACGGCGCATCGCCCACCCCGCCGCCACTACCGGCCGACCGGCCCCGATCGGCCAATTGTTGGACCTGGTGAGCCGCCCTATCCGGGTGGACCTGCCCAAGCGCGGCTTCCGCCAGGTGCTCCGGCTGGAGGACCGCACCCAGGTGCCGATCCTGCGCGACCCGCGGGTCGCGCCGGAGGACGCGCCGCCGGTCTTCTATTTCCCCGGCTGTGGGGCCGAACGCCTGTTCTCGGACGTGGGTCTGGCCGCGCTCGCCATGCTCTACCGCCAGGGCGCCCAGACGGTGCTGCCTCCTGGTTATCTGTGTTGCGGCTATCCGCAGCGCGCCGCGGGCCAGGATGCGCGCGGCCGGCAGATCACCATGGACAACCGGGTACTCTTCCATCGGGTCGCCAATACGCTCAACTATCTCGATATTCGCACCGTGGTCGTGTCCTGCGGGACCTGCATGGATCAATTGCTCAAGTACCAGTTCGACCAGATCTTTCCCGGTTGTCGGCTCTTGGATATCCACGAGTGGCTGATGGAGCAGGGGGTGGGGCTCACGCCGGCCGCGGGGGTGCAATACCTTTACCACGATCCCTGCCACACCCCGATGAAGACCCATGCCCCGCTCAAGGTGGCCGCGAGTCTGATGGGGCAGGGGGTGCGCCTGTCGGAGCGCTGCTGCGGCGAGGCGGGCACCCTGGGCACCGCCCGCCCCGACATCGCCAACCAGTTGCGCCTGCGCAAACAGGAGGAGTTGACCGCCGGCATCCGCGCCCTGACCGGCCGGGACCGCACCGAGCGCGGCGCGGTCAAGCTGCTCACCGCCTGCCCCGCCTGCCAACAGGGCCTCGCAAAATATACTGATGAGACTGGGCTTGACGTTGACTACCTGGTAGTCGAACTGGCCCGCCGCCTGCTGGGCCAGGGGTGGCAGGAGGCCTTCCTGAAGGACGTCCGGAACGGCGGAATCGAGCGGGTGTTGTTGTAG
- a CDS encoding Uma2 family endonuclease, with amino-acid sequence MSQTALAEPPRTRPEPAPVPPPSAAGRYVSEEEYWRDYYLDSDVHYEWNNGRLEEKPVSNYETFLVYQWFMLLLEHFLTVRPIARMVALEMGFRLPLPTGTVIRKPDFGVVCNDNPQPLLPLDASYRGVFDLCVEALSDQERRDLLRDTVVKKAEYAAGGVPEYYILHRAPEQQAFFTRTAAGVYVPITPDEGVIRSRVLPGLQFRVADLCRRPAHGTLRDDPVYAAFVLPGWRAAEERAAAESNRADTEAQARRQAERRAQEAEQALARLQAQLAGRDTVQ; translated from the coding sequence ATGTCGCAGACCGCCCTTGCCGAACCGCCCCGCACGCGGCCTGAACCGGCGCCTGTCCCGCCCCCTTCGGCGGCCGGCCGCTATGTCTCGGAGGAGGAGTACTGGCGCGACTACTACCTCGACTCCGACGTCCACTACGAATGGAACAACGGGCGTCTGGAGGAAAAGCCGGTGTCCAACTATGAGACCTTCCTCGTCTACCAGTGGTTCATGCTGCTGCTGGAGCACTTTCTGACCGTCCGGCCCATCGCCAGGATGGTCGCGCTGGAGATGGGCTTTCGGCTGCCGCTGCCGACCGGCACCGTCATCCGCAAGCCCGATTTCGGCGTCGTCTGCAACGACAACCCGCAGCCGTTGTTGCCGCTCGATGCGTCCTATCGCGGCGTTTTCGACCTCTGTGTCGAGGCCCTGTCGGATCAGGAGCGCCGCGACCTCCTGCGCGACACCGTGGTCAAGAAGGCCGAGTATGCCGCGGGCGGCGTCCCGGAGTATTACATCCTGCACCGCGCCCCCGAGCAGCAGGCGTTCTTTACCCGCACGGCGGCCGGTGTCTATGTCCCGATCACGCCGGACGAGGGCGTGATCCGCTCACGGGTCCTGCCCGGCCTGCAGTTTCGTGTGGCCGACCTCTGCCGTCGGCCCGCACACGGCACACTGCGCGATGATCCGGTCTATGCCGCCTTCGTGCTGCCCGGCTGGCGGGCGGCCGAGGAGCGCGCCGCCGCCGAATCGAATCGCGCCGACACCGAGGCACAGGCGCGTCGGCAGGCCGAGCGGCGAGCGCAGGAGGCGGAGCAGGCACTCGCCCGGCTCCAGGCACAACTGGCTGGCCGCGATACTGTGCAGTGA
- a CDS encoding GNAT family N-acetyltransferase, whose translation MSSGRLEFLARATVAREQAAAIGATLAGMDPWRTLGYQAETLARGLESTHPDLTRYLAMRDGEPQGLVVVRHPWLRGAYIELFAVLPPAQGQGVGRAALEFIESHYRRRTANLWLLVSGFNTGARCFYAKQGFHPVGVIADLVVAGQDEVLMRKVIRPAAGLP comes from the coding sequence ATGAGCAGCGGGCGCCTTGAGTTCCTCGCGCGGGCCACCGTGGCACGGGAACAGGCCGCGGCCATCGGTGCCACCCTGGCCGGGATGGACCCCTGGCGGACCCTGGGCTACCAGGCGGAGACCCTGGCGCGGGGCCTTGAGTCGACCCACCCGGACCTGACCCGCTACCTCGCCATGCGCGACGGCGAGCCGCAGGGACTGGTGGTGGTGCGTCACCCATGGTTGCGCGGGGCCTATATCGAACTTTTCGCCGTGCTCCCGCCGGCCCAGGGCCAGGGCGTGGGGCGCGCGGCCCTCGAATTCATCGAGTCGCACTACCGCCGGCGCACCGCGAACCTTTGGCTGCTGGTCTCCGGCTTCAATACCGGCGCCCGGTGCTTCTACGCGAAACAGGGCTTTCACCCGGTTGGTGTCATCGCCGACCTGGTGGTCGCAGGTCAGGACGAGGTGTTGATGCGAAAGGTCATCCGTCCCGCGGCCGGGCTGCCGTGA
- the lpxD gene encoding UDP-3-O-(3-hydroxymyristoyl)glucosamine N-acyltransferase encodes MVFDLPQLCARLAVPVPTLGPALASPEFRGVNTLQLAGDTDLCFAEGADQADSVHRSGAAAVLVHEGFPAVGGPLLIRVAEPRTSFFLLAESFRPDSEVPGIHPSAVIDPGAVVDEGVAVGACAVLAAGVRVGPRCTIGAGAYLGPGVTLGADCVIEANATLHRDTRVGERCIVHSGAVLGGDGFGFRWDGQGHRKVPQLGWVVIEDDVDIGCNACVDRATLGETRIRRGAKIDNLVQIAHNTDIGAHVIIAGQAGVAGSSRVGAGAVIGGQVAVSDHVEVGAGARLGGQSGVTKDVPPGAAVFGTPARPLKETLRELGALAQLPGLLKQFKRQQQELADLRRRLDELEGGAPAD; translated from the coding sequence ATGGTCTTCGATCTTCCTCAACTCTGCGCGCGACTTGCGGTCCCGGTGCCGACGCTCGGCCCCGCCCTGGCATCCCCTGAATTTCGTGGGGTCAATACGCTGCAACTGGCGGGTGACACCGACCTGTGCTTCGCCGAGGGGGCGGATCAGGCGGACTCGGTGCACCGCTCGGGCGCCGCGGCGGTGCTGGTGCACGAGGGCTTTCCGGCGGTCGGCGGGCCCCTGTTGATCCGCGTGGCGGAACCGCGGACCAGTTTCTTCCTGCTCGCGGAGTCGTTTCGGCCGGACTCGGAGGTTCCGGGGATACACCCGAGCGCGGTGATCGACCCGGGGGCGGTGGTGGACGAGGGGGTGGCGGTGGGGGCCTGCGCGGTGCTTGCGGCCGGGGTCCGGGTGGGGCCGCGCTGTACCATCGGTGCGGGCGCCTACCTGGGTCCCGGGGTGACCCTGGGGGCGGACTGCGTGATCGAGGCCAATGCGACCCTGCACCGGGATACCCGTGTCGGCGAGCGCTGTATCGTGCACTCGGGGGCGGTACTCGGCGGGGATGGCTTCGGCTTCCGCTGGGACGGGCAGGGCCATCGCAAGGTCCCACAGCTCGGGTGGGTGGTGATCGAGGACGACGTGGACATCGGCTGCAACGCCTGCGTGGACCGGGCGACCCTGGGTGAGACCCGAATCCGCCGCGGGGCCAAGATCGACAATCTGGTGCAGATCGCCCATAACACGGACATCGGGGCCCATGTCATCATCGCCGGTCAGGCTGGGGTGGCGGGGAGCAGCCGGGTGGGTGCCGGTGCGGTGATCGGCGGCCAGGTGGCGGTCTCGGATCATGTGGAGGTGGGGGCGGGCGCCCGCCTGGGCGGCCAGTCGGGGGTGACCAAGGACGTGCCGCCGGGTGCCGCGGTGTTCGGCACCCCGGCCCGGCCACTCAAGGAGACGCTGCGGGAGCTGGGGGCCCTGGCCCAACTGCCGGGGTTGCTCAAGCAGTTCAAGCGCCAGCAGCAGGAGCTCGCGGACCTGCGGCGGCGGCTCGACGAACTGGAGGGCGGCGCTCCTGCTGATTAA
- a CDS encoding tetratricopeptide repeat protein produces MPKLTPLHWLLAAVFLAFYGFAVFAVTRDYYVRHPVRAPTARGAAAVPAGHPATRAPGAAPRGGGDAVPAPLTETDADLLRRRADALFSEGRYRETLPVYRRILELAPEDLETRNDLGLALYYTGDASGALEQLRTATSADPRFQRGWLTLGYVTLESGDKPKAREALGRARDLGPDNPLGQEAVRLLGVAKD; encoded by the coding sequence ATGCCCAAACTCACCCCCCTGCACTGGCTCCTGGCCGCCGTCTTCCTGGCCTTCTACGGCTTCGCCGTCTTCGCCGTCACCCGCGACTACTATGTCCGCCATCCGGTGCGCGCGCCGACCGCCCGCGGCGCCGCCGCCGTGCCTGCCGGGCACCCGGCAACCCGCGCCCCAGGCGCGGCCCCACGCGGCGGCGGCGACGCCGTCCCGGCGCCGCTCACCGAGACCGATGCGGACCTGTTGCGCCGACGCGCCGATGCGCTCTTCAGTGAGGGTCGTTATCGCGAGACGCTCCCGGTCTATCGGCGCATCCTGGAACTGGCCCCGGAGGACCTGGAGACCCGCAACGACCTGGGACTCGCCCTCTATTACACCGGTGACGCCTCAGGGGCACTGGAGCAATTGCGCACGGCGACCTCCGCCGACCCGAGGTTCCAGCGCGGTTGGCTGACCCTGGGCTATGTGACCCTGGAGAGTGGCGACAAACCCAAGGCCCGCGAGGCCCTGGGGCGGGCACGCGACCTGGGGCCAGACAATCCGCTCGGCCAGGAGGCCGTGCGCCTGCTCGGCGTCGCTAAGGACTAA
- a CDS encoding DUF4332 domain-containing protein translates to MTTPIKDLEGAIDEVVAKLHERGIRDNEQLVRAAATPALRKELAGFCGCENADILHLANRSDLARVRGISGVYSDLLEIAGVDTVKELASRRADHLYAKINETNERDKLTTKPPTQSMVQNWISQAKSLPPVLTY, encoded by the coding sequence ATGACGACCCCCATCAAAGACCTCGAGGGCGCGATCGACGAAGTTGTTGCCAAGCTGCACGAACGGGGCATCAGGGATAACGAGCAGCTGGTCAGGGCCGCGGCCACCCCCGCGCTGCGCAAGGAGTTGGCCGGCTTCTGCGGCTGCGAGAACGCGGACATACTGCACCTTGCCAATCGCTCGGACCTGGCGCGGGTGCGCGGCATCTCGGGTGTCTACTCGGACTTGCTGGAGATCGCCGGGGTGGATACGGTCAAGGAATTGGCCAGCCGCCGGGCCGACCATCTCTACGCCAAGATCAACGAGACCAACGAGCGCGACAAGCTCACCACCAAGCCGCCGACCCAGTCCATGGTCCAGAACTGGATTTCCCAGGCCAAGTCACTGCCCCCGGTCCTGACGTATTGA
- a CDS encoding peroxiredoxin: MLEPGDKAPVFSLPDADMERVNLEALIGRRNLVIYFYPKDDTPGCTMEALDFSDLQPEFEAADTEVLGISRDTCISHGAFRDKYGLTLRLLADPDGEACEAYGVWQEKEAHGEKRMGIVRSTFVIDKQGLIRHALSDVKPKGHAAVVLGLVQALSVS; encoded by the coding sequence ATGCTTGAGCCTGGCGACAAGGCACCCGTCTTTTCACTGCCCGACGCGGACATGGAGCGGGTCAACCTGGAGGCCCTGATCGGCAGGCGTAACCTGGTGATCTATTTCTATCCCAAAGACGATACCCCGGGCTGCACCATGGAGGCGCTGGACTTCAGCGATCTGCAGCCGGAGTTCGAGGCGGCGGACACCGAGGTGCTGGGCATCAGCCGCGACACCTGCATCAGTCACGGGGCCTTTCGGGACAAGTACGGACTGACCCTGCGCCTGCTCGCCGACCCCGACGGTGAGGCCTGCGAGGCCTATGGCGTCTGGCAGGAGAAGGAGGCCCACGGCGAGAAGCGCATGGGCATCGTGCGCTCCACCTTCGTCATCGATAAGCAGGGCCTGATCCGGCACGCCCTCTCGGATGTCAAGCCGAAAGGCCATGCCGCGGTGGTCCTGGGCCTGGTGCAGGCCCTGTCGGTTTCTTGA